The proteins below come from a single Gimesia alba genomic window:
- a CDS encoding peptidase associated/transthyretin-like domain-containing protein: MRQTSFLKMISVLFVVPLGCMLAVPSVAICREAEDQTGSIHGQLTNVKGHAVHTGHAAVFLCDAKSGMPYSPETRKVIDLGSEGVLRFDQYWHAVTSDIGNFQFKNVPVGTYRLVAQSWAGISGVPRAFPKSNRNDPGNEPSSLIILHGVADSVVVKANEKTLAYPRQWGEEMLRIETDPQESHNFLLISRNPRLGEGVLGPVGWGQEFIAGLIGITRMEDSYVTLIGLPKGATIHTGLLNYDNSPGMGGASFVIGSNQPATLPIYAAWSNGKYHPILRLEKLTLFLEENKIKVPELTGLTPKRPVSAYVEGAWSTGANQVEVPGYGKVSVIDLLAAESFGNLKKFHRQRGQRRPQKKTQKIPEDDLPNDK; encoded by the coding sequence ATGCGTCAGACATCCTTCCTTAAAATGATCAGCGTCTTGTTTGTCGTTCCGCTGGGATGCATGCTTGCCGTGCCGTCCGTTGCCATCTGTCGCGAAGCAGAGGATCAAACAGGGAGCATTCACGGGCAGTTGACGAATGTGAAAGGTCATGCAGTTCACACCGGACATGCCGCTGTCTTTCTCTGTGACGCGAAAAGTGGAATGCCCTATTCTCCTGAAACCCGGAAAGTTATTGATCTCGGCTCTGAGGGGGTTCTTCGCTTTGATCAATATTGGCACGCGGTTACCAGCGATATTGGAAACTTTCAATTCAAGAATGTTCCCGTCGGTACGTATCGGCTGGTTGCTCAGTCATGGGCCGGGATCTCGGGAGTGCCCCGTGCGTTTCCCAAATCGAATCGTAACGATCCGGGGAACGAACCGAGTTCGCTGATCATCCTGCACGGAGTTGCCGATTCGGTCGTGGTGAAAGCGAATGAAAAAACGCTGGCCTATCCGCGACAGTGGGGCGAAGAGATGCTGCGGATTGAGACCGACCCGCAGGAGTCTCACAATTTTTTGTTGATCAGTCGTAATCCTCGATTGGGAGAGGGAGTATTGGGGCCGGTCGGCTGGGGGCAGGAATTCATCGCGGGGCTAATTGGCATTACCAGGATGGAAGATTCGTATGTCACACTCATCGGTTTACCCAAAGGTGCGACCATACATACGGGACTGTTGAACTATGATAATAGTCCCGGTATGGGAGGCGCCTCGTTTGTCATTGGTTCGAATCAGCCGGCAACACTGCCGATCTATGCGGCATGGAGCAATGGGAAATATCATCCGATTCTCCGTCTGGAGAAACTCACCTTGTTTCTGGAGGAAAACAAAATCAAGGTGCCAGAACTAACGGGCCTGACTCCAAAGCGTCCGGTGAGTGCTTATGTTGAAGGTGCATGGAGTACAGGGGCAAATCAGGTTGAGGTGCCGGGCTATGGGAAAGTCAGCGTGATTGATCTACTGGCAGCCGAGAGTTTTGGGAACCTCAAAAAATTTCACCGACAACGAGGACAGCGTCGCCCACAGAAAAAAACACAAAAGATTCCTGAAGACGATTTACCCAACGACAAATGA
- a CDS encoding DUF6939 family protein, with protein MKPVTPFAPCVFLPYSHKENLPAGTVVYDVSSYGDPPFCTFSPLWPHGEIPIPGMPGKVSETVEGIWQGLKVIRGKTAPHLFRGRGKKRVQKKPAGHQYGKKLIGYLEARYKIYKVAYEWVLANRIDPALLESLIERAFDGVPQYFHDLGDNGDINNLNEAWAHAAPLVQYLNGICRERAKP; from the coding sequence ATGAAACCTGTAACCCCCTTTGCGCCCTGTGTCTTCCTGCCTTACTCCCACAAGGAAAATCTGCCTGCTGGGACCGTGGTTTATGATGTCAGCAGTTATGGCGATCCTCCGTTTTGCACGTTTAGTCCTCTCTGGCCGCACGGGGAGATTCCCATTCCCGGCATGCCCGGCAAGGTGAGCGAAACGGTCGAGGGCATCTGGCAGGGGCTCAAAGTCATCCGCGGCAAGACCGCGCCGCACCTGTTTCGAGGCCGCGGCAAGAAACGCGTGCAGAAGAAACCGGCGGGCCACCAGTACGGCAAAAAGTTGATCGGCTATCTGGAAGCCCGCTACAAGATTTATAAAGTCGCCTACGAATGGGTGCTGGCCAATCGCATTGATCCCGCGCTGCTGGAATCGCTAATCGAACGTGCATTTGACGGCGTGCCTCAATACTTCCACGACCTGGGCGATAACGGCGACATCAATAACCTCAACGAGGCCTGGGCACACGCGGCGCCGCTGGTTCAGTATTTGAATGGCATTTGCCGTGAGCGGGCGAAGCCGTAA
- a CDS encoding YciI family protein: MPKFMFLQRSSGGCEENRPEMTPEQMQAGMKAWMDWVNNGTEEGWLLDPGSPLDGSGAVVQPDLTVLDGPFTESKELVGGYSIVQAPDLAAACELAKQTMKLAGGGKIEVREFANFCE, translated from the coding sequence ATGCCCAAGTTTATGTTTCTGCAGCGCAGCAGCGGAGGTTGTGAAGAAAATCGCCCTGAAATGACACCCGAACAGATGCAAGCCGGTATGAAGGCCTGGATGGATTGGGTTAACAATGGCACCGAAGAAGGCTGGTTACTCGATCCCGGGAGCCCTTTAGATGGTTCTGGAGCAGTAGTGCAACCTGATTTGACAGTGCTAGATGGTCCGTTCACAGAATCGAAAGAACTGGTGGGGGGATACAGTATCGTCCAGGCTCCAGATTTGGCTGCAGCGTGCGAATTGGCGAAGCAAACCATGAAGCTGGCAGGCGGTGGAAAGATTGAAGTCCGTGAATTCGCGAACTTTTGTGAATGA
- a CDS encoding YciI family protein, translated as MPKFMFVYRGGHEGMEHATPEEMQQVMQVWMDWIQGGVEAGWLLDGGDGLKPEGAIVNADLSVIDGPFTESKELVGGYSMVEAHDLAAAIELAKGSPMPQSGGTVEVRQIMQPGMEGS; from the coding sequence ATGCCGAAATTTATGTTTGTATATCGTGGTGGCCATGAAGGCATGGAACACGCAACGCCCGAAGAGATGCAGCAGGTCATGCAGGTGTGGATGGATTGGATCCAGGGTGGTGTCGAGGCCGGCTGGTTATTGGATGGTGGTGATGGTTTGAAGCCGGAAGGTGCGATTGTGAACGCGGACCTGTCTGTGATCGATGGGCCGTTTACAGAATCGAAAGAGCTCGTTGGTGGTTATTCAATGGTGGAAGCGCATGACCTGGCTGCGGCGATCGAGTTGGCTAAAGGGTCTCCGATGCCCCAGTCGGGGGGGACGGTTGAGGTGCGTCAAATCATGCAGCCGGGGATGGAAGGCTCATGA
- a CDS encoding RNA polymerase sigma factor, producing MKHSTSQLVEHFFRHESANLVAVLTRAFGIRRLDLIEDMVQAAMLEAMHTWKQSGVPDKPAAWIHRVAKNRILDALRREKIHEKAISFTGQSIRDQESIVDQWLEEEHLPDSLLRMIFVCCHPSLERKTQIALTLKTLCGFGVSEIARGLLLPEETVKKRIQRAKKSLAAANVPLEFPVDDRLVQRLDVVHDVLYLMFNEGYSTSLGSEPIRDDICEEAARLCHLLCESAYCLPVTKALLALMLFQAARFDARTDEDGAVILLEDQDRTRWDRCLIMNAQSWLAQSKTDQPTTFHLEAAIAMQHCIAPSVEATNWETIVRLYSRLMQLRESPVYSLNRAIALAQAGDTCEALMQLESLQSREEMQNYLLLDCAFARIHELDGNTQSAIDACLRALSKAVAPHEKELLERKLLKLTEKR from the coding sequence ATGAAGCACTCGACCAGTCAGCTGGTTGAACACTTCTTTCGGCATGAGTCTGCTAATTTAGTCGCAGTGCTGACGCGTGCCTTTGGGATTCGCCGCTTGGACCTTATCGAAGACATGGTTCAGGCGGCGATGCTGGAAGCGATGCATACATGGAAGCAAAGCGGTGTTCCGGACAAGCCTGCCGCCTGGATTCACCGTGTGGCTAAGAATCGTATTCTGGATGCGCTGCGCCGTGAAAAGATACATGAAAAAGCCATTTCGTTTACTGGTCAATCGATACGCGACCAGGAATCGATTGTCGATCAGTGGCTGGAAGAAGAACATTTGCCTGACAGTCTGCTACGGATGATCTTCGTCTGCTGTCATCCCTCACTTGAGCGAAAAACACAGATTGCATTAACGCTGAAAACGCTTTGCGGATTTGGTGTTTCTGAGATCGCGCGTGGCCTGCTACTGCCTGAAGAGACCGTAAAGAAACGCATTCAACGTGCAAAGAAGTCGTTGGCTGCTGCAAATGTACCGCTCGAATTTCCAGTTGATGATCGGCTGGTGCAACGCTTGGACGTGGTCCACGATGTGCTCTACCTGATGTTTAATGAAGGTTATAGTACCTCGCTGGGCAGCGAACCGATCCGAGATGATATCTGCGAAGAAGCAGCACGGTTGTGTCATCTGCTTTGCGAAAGTGCCTATTGCCTGCCTGTCACAAAGGCTTTATTGGCATTGATGTTGTTTCAAGCAGCCCGGTTTGATGCGAGAACTGATGAGGATGGCGCTGTGATTCTGCTGGAAGATCAGGATCGCACCAGGTGGGATCGTTGTCTGATCATGAACGCACAAAGCTGGTTGGCGCAATCAAAAACCGATCAGCCCACGACATTTCATCTTGAGGCAGCCATCGCGATGCAGCACTGTATCGCCCCCAGTGTCGAAGCGACAAATTGGGAGACTATCGTACGTCTTTACAGCCGACTGATGCAACTGCGAGAGTCGCCCGTCTATTCATTGAACCGGGCCATTGCCCTAGCCCAGGCGGGCGATACTTGTGAGGCATTGATGCAATTAGAATCGTTACAGAGTCGAGAAGAGATGCAGAATTATCTGCTGCTTGATTGCGCGTTTGCCCGGATTCATGAACTGGATGGCAACACACAGTCAGCCATCGATGCCTGTCTGCGTGCGTTGTCCAAAGCAGTTGCGCCGCATGAGAAAGAACTGCTGGAACGAAAGCTTCTTAAGCTTACTGAAAAGCGTTGA
- a CDS encoding sigma-70 family RNA polymerase sigma factor: protein MSNFIPALNHNSQGLFTSLLSKERLRIFGYIRALVPHNSDAEDIYQRVCLTLWKKFDEFDQERDFFFWACGIAFYTVCNYRRSIQHDRHFYSQELIETMSQKREQQLTNYNLRLELLHDCLNELPPEDRQLLQNVTLKNEPLKEMAKAANRSIQTLYNRLSLLRRELADCISRKLQSESQA from the coding sequence ATGTCGAATTTCATACCAGCGCTCAATCACAATTCACAAGGGCTCTTTACATCTTTGTTAAGTAAAGAACGCTTAAGGATCTTTGGTTACATCCGGGCATTAGTGCCTCATAACTCTGATGCCGAAGATATTTACCAGCGTGTCTGTTTGACGCTCTGGAAAAAATTTGATGAGTTCGACCAGGAACGCGACTTCTTTTTCTGGGCCTGTGGAATCGCTTTTTATACTGTTTGTAATTACCGTCGAAGCATACAGCACGATCGGCATTTTTACAGTCAGGAACTCATTGAAACAATGTCACAGAAACGAGAGCAGCAGTTAACTAATTACAATCTCCGACTGGAACTGCTCCATGATTGTTTAAACGAACTGCCCCCAGAAGATCGGCAGCTGTTGCAGAATGTCACCCTTAAAAATGAGCCACTGAAAGAAATGGCAAAGGCAGCCAACAGATCCATTCAGACTCTGTATAACCGCCTTTCACTCCTTAGACGTGAATTGGCAGATTGTATCTCCCGTAAGCTCCAAAGTGAGTCGCAGGCATAA
- a CDS encoding DUF1572 family protein, with amino-acid sequence MDHFTQFMSAVINTFESNQRMAERAVEQVSDEGLRVALDEHTNSIAVIMKHVAGNLISRWTDFLTTDGEKPDRNRDDEFVDTFSERAELLAYWERGWSTLLDSLKSLTPDDLEKTVFIRGEAHTVPLAIQRSLGHTCYHVGQIVQVARIQAGDNWNTLTIPRGQSEQFNKARWGEGKPSA; translated from the coding sequence ATGGATCATTTCACGCAGTTTATGTCAGCGGTTATCAACACGTTCGAATCCAATCAACGGATGGCCGAGCGGGCAGTGGAACAGGTTTCGGATGAGGGTCTGCGCGTTGCCTTAGATGAGCATACAAATTCCATCGCGGTGATCATGAAGCACGTCGCCGGGAATCTGATTTCGCGCTGGACCGATTTTCTGACGACCGACGGCGAGAAGCCGGACCGCAACCGGGACGATGAATTCGTCGATACGTTTTCCGAACGCGCAGAGTTGCTGGCTTACTGGGAGCGGGGCTGGTCAACTTTGCTGGATTCGCTCAAAAGCCTGACGCCGGACGATCTGGAAAAAACAGTTTTTATTCGAGGCGAAGCACATACGGTGCCGTTGGCGATTCAACGGTCACTCGGCCACACCTGTTATCACGTGGGACAGATCGTGCAAGTCGCCCGCATCCAGGCCGGCGATAACTGGAACACACTCACGATCCCCCGCGGCCAATCGGAACAATTTAATAAAGCACGCTGGGGCGAGGGCAAACCGAGTGCATAA
- a CDS encoding bifunctional transcriptional activator/DNA repair enzyme AdaA yields MNTTDKATNQTQSLPDRETMYAALVQRDSRFEGVFVAAIRTTGIFCRPSCSARKPKPENVEYFPDAKTALANGYRECKICRPLVALGSTPDWLQPLIEEVEQDATIRLQAEDLRERGLDPVRVRRWFQKLHGMSFAAYLRMRRINQAFSQIQHKTPVTDAAFQSGYESLSGFGEGFKKTMGAAPAKSKGQQVIAVSRILTPLGPMLAGATEQGICLLEFTDRRMLETQINRLQKRLKATALPGDSPFFAQLEGQLQAYFAGKRTEFDLPLITPGTEFQQKVWAALQTIPCGETRSYSEQAEIIGQTTAVRAVARANGDNRIAILIPCHRVIGADGSLTGYGGGLWRKKRLLEIENVKKGQQK; encoded by the coding sequence ATGAATACGACAGATAAAGCAACAAACCAGACGCAGTCGCTGCCTGACCGTGAGACCATGTACGCAGCGCTGGTCCAGCGGGACAGCCGCTTTGAAGGCGTCTTCGTGGCGGCGATTCGGACGACGGGAATCTTCTGTCGGCCCTCCTGTTCAGCGCGCAAGCCGAAGCCGGAGAATGTGGAATATTTTCCCGATGCGAAAACCGCGCTCGCCAATGGTTATCGGGAATGCAAAATCTGTCGGCCACTGGTGGCGCTGGGATCGACGCCCGACTGGCTGCAGCCGTTGATTGAAGAGGTCGAGCAGGATGCCACGATTCGATTGCAGGCCGAAGATCTGCGGGAGCGGGGTCTCGACCCCGTGCGTGTGCGTCGCTGGTTTCAGAAACTGCACGGCATGAGCTTCGCCGCCTATTTGCGCATGCGTCGCATCAACCAGGCTTTCAGTCAGATTCAACACAAAACGCCGGTCACCGACGCTGCTTTTCAGAGCGGCTACGAATCACTCAGCGGGTTCGGCGAAGGCTTCAAGAAAACCATGGGCGCGGCACCTGCCAAAAGTAAAGGTCAACAGGTGATTGCCGTCAGTCGGATCTTGACACCCCTCGGTCCGATGCTGGCGGGCGCAACGGAACAGGGAATCTGTCTGCTCGAATTCACGGATCGACGGATGCTGGAGACACAAATTAACCGATTGCAAAAACGATTGAAGGCCACAGCACTGCCCGGCGACAGCCCCTTTTTCGCTCAACTGGAGGGACAACTCCAGGCCTACTTTGCCGGTAAGCGAACGGAATTCGATCTCCCGCTGATTACGCCCGGCACCGAGTTTCAGCAGAAAGTCTGGGCGGCACTGCAAACCATTCCCTGTGGCGAGACCCGCTCATATTCCGAACAGGCGGAAATCATCGGCCAGACCACAGCAGTCCGCGCCGTCGCCCGCGCCAACGGCGATAACCGGATCGCGATTCTGATTCCCTGTCATCGCGTCATCGGAGCCGACGGAAGTTTGACTGGTTACGGCGGCGGTTTGTGGCGCAAGAAACGATTGTTAGAAATTGAAAACGTAAAAAAAGGACAACAAAAATGA
- a CDS encoding SMI1/KNR4 family protein, with protein sequence MDYVEALLELAPPTDVPATSLTPLDFVEVEIKLQTTIPKDYQRILEAYRSGAFDKYLWLFSPFSKNQNVNLFEHLAIENELLEESFETELCDIVLWPAPEGLIPWAGTVNGDRIYWRTINHKTQVLVRETRSLNFQIFPLSISEFLVNALIEKIDVNCFPCDLPEDPFFQYESYD encoded by the coding sequence ATGGATTATGTTGAAGCACTTCTCGAATTGGCGCCTCCGACGGATGTACCTGCAACCAGCTTAACACCACTCGATTTCGTGGAGGTTGAGATCAAATTACAGACAACTATTCCCAAAGACTATCAACGGATTCTAGAAGCTTATCGTTCCGGCGCATTCGATAAATACCTCTGGCTGTTTTCCCCCTTTTCTAAAAATCAAAATGTGAATTTGTTTGAACATCTCGCGATAGAAAATGAACTCCTGGAAGAGTCGTTCGAAACGGAGTTATGCGATATTGTATTATGGCCAGCGCCGGAGGGTTTGATTCCCTGGGCGGGAACTGTAAACGGAGATCGAATTTACTGGAGAACGATTAATCATAAAACGCAAGTTCTTGTCCGAGAAACCAGGAGCCTGAATTTTCAAATCTTTCCCCTCAGCATTTCCGAATTCCTGGTCAACGCGCTCATTGAAAAGATTGATGTGAATTGTTTTCCTTGTGATCTTCCTGAAGACCCTTTTTTTCAGTATGAATCGTATGACTGA
- a CDS encoding acetolactate decarboxylase — translation MYQWTLKSGFVFFAVMISSLTGVIAEESKQAGIVQYGKMHEVIGQQQHQGRVKFAELIQKPHFYAVGALESLAGEATIFDGKTTLTQVKPDGTLSPEKLSPKTQAALLVGSYVKSWSEHPVSRTIQPDEVDSLIEQAARKAGLNVDEPFMFVIQGDFKNVRFHVINGACPLRARMRKEVLPKEKRPYEADLSNVKGKLVGVFAKNSVGNITHPATSVHVHLLYKDEQSGKMRTGHVEQVTLQPGATLLLPE, via the coding sequence ATGTATCAGTGGACACTGAAAAGTGGTTTCGTTTTTTTCGCCGTGATGATCAGTAGCCTCACTGGCGTGATTGCCGAAGAGTCCAAACAAGCAGGCATTGTTCAATACGGCAAGATGCATGAGGTGATCGGTCAGCAGCAACATCAGGGCCGCGTCAAATTTGCTGAGCTGATTCAGAAGCCGCATTTCTATGCCGTGGGCGCGTTGGAATCATTGGCAGGCGAGGCGACCATTTTTGACGGAAAAACCACGCTCACGCAGGTAAAACCGGATGGTACCCTTAGCCCGGAAAAGCTTTCTCCCAAAACACAAGCTGCCTTGCTTGTCGGGTCCTATGTGAAATCCTGGTCTGAGCATCCGGTTTCGCGCACGATTCAACCGGACGAAGTCGATTCTCTGATCGAGCAGGCGGCACGGAAAGCAGGACTGAATGTGGATGAGCCGTTCATGTTCGTCATTCAAGGTGACTTCAAAAATGTTCGCTTTCATGTAATCAACGGTGCCTGTCCGCTACGGGCCAGGATGCGAAAAGAGGTTCTCCCCAAAGAGAAACGACCTTATGAAGCAGACCTTTCGAACGTCAAAGGAAAACTGGTTGGTGTATTCGCCAAGAACTCTGTAGGAAACATCACCCACCCGGCTACCTCGGTCCATGTGCATCTGCTCTACAAAGATGAACAGAGTGGCAAAATGAGAACGGGGCACGTTGAGCAAGTGACATTACAACCAGGGGCAACCCTGTTGCTGCCTGAGTGA
- a CDS encoding glycosyltransferase — MRLIMIAVGSIGDVFPLLGIAREMRTRGHAVQVIANPFYAKHVEQVGAELLPIGTAEEHQQMMSHPSITHPRKGWALWLKLGSLNYLKQTYALIEEHAVKGETVLAGSWGAQAALVAREKLGIPAATLHLEPDKFRTAFDSAAMPRRSLVFQSNPAWLKRMQYRLLDKLLIDPAFEPVNAFRRELALPEIQHFWNAGIHSPDLTVGLFPDWWGPLQPDWPQQTKLIGFPLWDQNPDQQFPEEVAEFLDAGEPPVVFSPGGFGNIPEKLFKIVVPVCEELGLRAILLTSNRSLLPKQLPETIGHFQFIPFTPLLNRAAAVVHHAGIGTAALCLAAGTPQIAIPPMHINRDTALRLERLGVGRMISPFSLREESLKQSLRVLLGADTINSNCQEIASRLENSSTIPTAADLLESLVPKA, encoded by the coding sequence ATGCGGCTCATCATGATAGCCGTTGGAAGTATTGGTGATGTGTTTCCCCTGCTGGGGATTGCGCGAGAAATGCGCACGCGGGGGCATGCCGTGCAAGTCATTGCGAATCCCTTTTATGCAAAACATGTCGAACAGGTCGGTGCGGAGTTATTACCGATCGGGACGGCGGAAGAACATCAGCAGATGATGAGTCATCCCTCCATCACCCATCCCCGCAAAGGCTGGGCACTCTGGTTGAAGCTGGGCTCGTTGAATTATCTCAAACAAACCTACGCGTTGATTGAAGAACATGCTGTAAAAGGCGAGACGGTTCTCGCCGGCAGCTGGGGCGCGCAGGCGGCTCTGGTAGCCCGTGAGAAACTCGGCATTCCCGCCGCGACGCTTCATCTGGAACCGGACAAATTTCGCACGGCCTTTGATTCTGCCGCCATGCCCCGGCGCTCACTGGTGTTTCAATCAAATCCTGCCTGGCTCAAACGGATGCAATACCGGCTGCTCGACAAACTGCTGATCGACCCTGCCTTTGAACCCGTAAATGCATTTCGCCGCGAATTAGCTCTGCCTGAGATTCAGCATTTCTGGAACGCAGGCATTCATTCACCGGACCTGACTGTCGGTCTCTTTCCCGACTGGTGGGGACCGCTGCAGCCGGACTGGCCGCAGCAGACAAAGCTGATTGGCTTTCCGCTCTGGGATCAAAACCCCGACCAGCAGTTTCCGGAAGAGGTGGCCGAATTCCTGGATGCCGGCGAGCCCCCCGTTGTCTTTTCTCCGGGCGGCTTTGGAAACATTCCGGAAAAACTGTTCAAGATTGTTGTTCCCGTGTGTGAAGAACTGGGGCTGCGGGCGATCTTGCTGACGTCCAATCGCAGTCTGCTCCCGAAACAGTTACCGGAGACGATCGGACATTTTCAATTCATCCCCTTCACCCCGCTGTTAAATAGAGCCGCAGCGGTCGTGCATCATGCGGGCATCGGAACCGCCGCGCTCTGTCTGGCCGCGGGAACGCCGCAAATTGCCATCCCGCCGATGCACATCAATCGAGATACTGCTTTACGGTTAGAGAGACTGGGCGTCGGGCGGATGATTTCCCCCTTTTCCTTGCGGGAGGAATCTCTAAAACAATCGTTGCGAGTGCTTCTGGGGGCTGATACGATCAATTCTAACTGCCAGGAGATTGCATCACGACTCGAAAACAGCAGCACAATTCCTACCGCCGCTGATCTGTTGGAGAGTCTCGTCCCAAAAGCTTAA
- a CDS encoding NAD(P)-dependent oxidoreductase: protein MKNSIDPTRVSLVGSGFLARGMVYALNNQSDLEVGRVLTRRDIESCNDFPDCDLLTNSVEEAINSAEVLLECSGDPVHATYVIEQAMQAGMPVVTMNSEFHVTTGSAFVQRGFLTEAEGDQPGSLAALHHEVCGMGFQPLVYGNIKGFLDHNPPRDSMEYWARRQGISLDQVVSFTDGTKLQIEQAFIANGLQTKIAQPGLLGPRCQDVAQGGAELAEVAEQLGHPISDYVLADGVKLPAGVFITAKHDPEQQSYLEYLKLGAGPYYTLVRNYHLCHLEIMKTIRGVMTGDEPLLNNSSQPTVSVAAISKRALQPGTLIERGIGSFDVRGSTIRIAEFPNHVPIGLLMGARVRRAISADEMLMLDDIELPESRAFDLYREILNQTTEVLSDSAAH, encoded by the coding sequence ATGAAGAATTCGATCGATCCGACACGGGTCTCCCTCGTGGGGTCCGGCTTTTTAGCACGGGGCATGGTCTATGCTCTGAACAATCAATCTGATCTGGAAGTCGGACGAGTTCTCACGCGGCGCGATATTGAGAGTTGTAACGATTTTCCCGATTGTGATCTGCTGACAAATTCTGTAGAGGAAGCGATCAACTCTGCCGAAGTCTTACTGGAGTGCAGCGGCGACCCGGTCCATGCCACGTATGTGATCGAACAGGCAATGCAAGCCGGAATGCCCGTCGTGACCATGAATTCCGAATTTCATGTCACCACCGGGTCCGCTTTTGTCCAGCGGGGTTTTCTGACCGAAGCCGAAGGCGATCAACCCGGTTCCCTGGCCGCGCTGCATCACGAGGTGTGCGGCATGGGTTTCCAACCGCTCGTGTATGGCAATATTAAAGGCTTTCTCGATCACAATCCCCCGCGGGATTCGATGGAGTACTGGGCACGTCGGCAAGGCATCAGCCTGGATCAGGTGGTTTCCTTTACCGATGGGACGAAACTGCAGATCGAACAGGCCTTCATCGCGAATGGTCTGCAAACTAAAATTGCCCAGCCGGGACTCCTCGGTCCTCGATGCCAGGATGTAGCACAAGGGGGCGCCGAATTAGCCGAGGTTGCCGAACAGCTCGGGCATCCGATCAGTGACTATGTTCTGGCTGATGGCGTCAAGTTGCCTGCCGGCGTTTTCATTACAGCGAAACACGATCCCGAGCAACAGTCTTATCTCGAATACTTAAAACTGGGGGCGGGTCCTTATTACACTCTGGTCCGCAACTATCATTTGTGTCATCTTGAAATCATGAAGACAATTCGAGGTGTCATGACCGGCGATGAGCCGTTACTGAATAATTCGTCACAGCCGACCGTCAGCGTCGCCGCCATCAGCAAGCGCGCCTTACAGCCCGGCACACTGATTGAACGCGGGATCGGAAGTTTCGACGTCCGTGGTTCCACCATTCGGATCGCCGAATTTCCGAACCATGTTCCCATCGGCCTGTTGATGGGAGCCCGCGTACGACGGGCCATCTCCGCTGACGAAATGCTGATGCTGGACGATATCGAACTGCCCGAGTCCCGCGCGTTTGACCTGTATCGAGAGATCCTCAACCAAACGACCGAGGTACTCTCCGATTCCGCGGCACATTAA